One segment of Rhodopirellula baltica SH 1 DNA contains the following:
- a CDS encoding DsrE family protein produces the protein MSLSKQWFRTGLVAISLALASVGPSTNAEETSNVDGSGQKVVVHLSHFTDDLHRCFMAVKVANLMQDYGADVTLFVDLEGVRIAERKQELKFNWGPDSPSLAELYEKFADGGGKVLVCPHCAKSAHVTDPGLKRNAQIATLPMLGKMLIEADKVMDY, from the coding sequence ATGTCTCTTTCCAAGCAGTGGTTCCGCACTGGTCTTGTCGCTATTTCGCTTGCCCTCGCATCCGTTGGTCCGTCAACAAACGCGGAGGAGACATCCAATGTAGATGGAAGCGGGCAAAAGGTAGTGGTGCACCTGTCTCACTTCACCGATGATTTGCATCGCTGCTTCATGGCGGTGAAGGTTGCCAATTTGATGCAAGACTACGGCGCCGATGTGACGTTGTTTGTCGATTTGGAGGGAGTCCGCATCGCCGAACGCAAACAGGAACTCAAATTCAATTGGGGACCGGATTCGCCATCTTTGGCGGAACTCTACGAGAAGTTTGCAGACGGTGGTGGCAAAGTTTTGGTTTGCCCACATTGTGCCAAGTCAGCTCATGTCACCGACCCTGGACTCAAACGCAACGCACAGATCGCGACTCTACCGATGCTCGGAAAGATGCTGATCGAAGCTGACAAGGTCATGGACTATTGA
- a CDS encoding Yip1 family protein: MSQHENPYSTPQFTANESGEPPRQYEPQGDFKPFKSIWLSPRRTVRQIISTDPTLHVVLLACFSGIGETLDRASMRDLGDRLPLPAIIAVAVILGPIGGLIGVWIGAWLVAITGKWMGGKGTSETVRTALTWASIPSIVASILWIPQLLLLREELFTSETPRLESNPGLIVPVLALSLVEIVLAVWSFVLMCNTIAEVQSFGSAWRGLFNLILAGAIVLVPIMALVFTVVALS; the protein is encoded by the coding sequence TTGAGTCAGCACGAAAATCCATATTCAACACCTCAGTTTACAGCGAATGAGTCTGGCGAGCCTCCCCGCCAATATGAACCTCAAGGTGATTTCAAACCATTCAAGTCCATCTGGCTTTCGCCACGAAGGACCGTTCGCCAGATTATTTCAACTGATCCCACGTTGCACGTGGTGCTGTTGGCATGTTTTTCTGGAATTGGCGAGACGCTGGACCGTGCCTCGATGCGTGACCTTGGCGATCGTTTGCCATTGCCTGCGATCATCGCCGTCGCCGTCATCCTCGGACCGATCGGTGGGCTGATTGGGGTTTGGATTGGGGCTTGGCTGGTTGCCATTACCGGCAAATGGATGGGCGGCAAGGGAACCAGTGAAACGGTTCGAACCGCTTTGACTTGGGCATCAATCCCCAGCATCGTTGCGTCGATACTTTGGATTCCTCAACTGTTGCTCCTGAGAGAGGAATTGTTCACGAGCGAAACACCTCGCTTGGAATCGAACCCAGGATTGATCGTTCCGGTCCTTGCTCTGTCGCTGGTCGAGATTGTTTTGGCGGTATGGTCGTTCGTGTTGATGTGCAACACCATCGCCGAAGTTCAATCATTCGGATCCGCATGGCGAGGTCTGTTCAACCTGATTCTCGCGGGTGCCATTGTCCTCGTCCCGATCATGGCGTTGGTATTCACGGTGGTTGCACTCAGTTGA
- a CDS encoding DMT family transporter — protein MTTETTAVKSVAKTSPIPLQFSWGVTLAIVGTFLFALKSIFIKLSFAAGADATLLLAIRMGMAFPFYVIVFAVLLRRRWALVAGSDVPAFPMPIVIRSLLLGFLGYYLASYLDLSGLEYVSAQLERLTLFTYPAMVAALAWMFLGEQINARILIAIGLSYAGVYLMYGQEKSFTPDANTGWGVFLVFLAALSYSLYVLFAKPVMQKIGSREFTSLAMIGSTFFVAIHFLMTHSINDFFEVQPIVYVYGLVLAFVCTVIPSFMINEAILKIGATRTTVIGSVGPVLTMLLAVMILGEPSSWKHFAGMAIAIVGVSLVAKK, from the coding sequence GTGACCACGGAAACCACCGCCGTCAAATCTGTCGCAAAGACCAGTCCGATCCCACTCCAATTTTCGTGGGGAGTGACACTGGCGATCGTGGGAACGTTTCTGTTCGCTCTGAAGTCGATCTTTATCAAGCTCTCCTTCGCCGCGGGAGCTGATGCGACGCTGTTGCTGGCCATTCGGATGGGGATGGCATTCCCGTTCTATGTGATTGTGTTCGCGGTGTTGCTTCGGCGTCGGTGGGCTTTGGTGGCCGGTTCGGATGTCCCAGCTTTTCCTATGCCGATCGTGATCCGTTCACTGTTGCTCGGATTCCTCGGCTACTACCTCGCCTCCTATCTCGATTTGTCGGGACTCGAGTACGTGTCTGCACAACTCGAGAGGCTGACCCTGTTCACCTATCCGGCGATGGTCGCCGCGCTGGCGTGGATGTTTCTGGGGGAACAAATCAACGCAAGAATCTTGATCGCGATCGGTTTGTCCTACGCCGGCGTTTACTTGATGTACGGACAAGAGAAATCGTTCACTCCCGACGCCAACACCGGTTGGGGAGTCTTCTTGGTTTTCCTTGCCGCGCTAAGCTACTCGCTGTACGTGTTGTTCGCCAAACCGGTGATGCAGAAAATCGGTAGCCGTGAATTCACCAGTTTGGCGATGATCGGCTCGACGTTCTTCGTTGCCATCCACTTCCTGATGACGCATTCGATCAATGACTTCTTCGAGGTTCAACCGATCGTTTACGTGTACGGGCTGGTTCTCGCGTTCGTATGCACGGTGATCCCAAGCTTCATGATCAACGAAGCCATTTTGAAGATTGGAGCGACCCGAACGACCGTGATCGGTTCGGTCGGGCCAGTGTTGACGATGTTGCTCGCCGTCATGATTCTTGGCGAACCTTCGTCGTGGAAACACTTCGCCGGAATGGCGATCGCCATTGTCGGCGTCAGTTTGGTTGCCAAGAAGTGA
- the rnc gene encoding ribonuclease III — protein sequence MSAQSPKSSRDSSRESLSSSAMSSREADPTAMDASSSSNPDDGLQAIRLVDASDDEPYADAVAKIERCQEILGYDFRDLDLLRSALTHASGASHRLASNERLEFLGDSVLGLTVCEWLFNEYPEYSEGDLTKIKSAVVSRRSCGKVACKLGLDQCLIVGRGVTRNRSYPKSLVSDVFEAVIAALYIDGGPEIVRDRLKLWLAEEVNLAVDTQGSGNHKSVLQQFAQRELSATPVYKLIRETGPDHRKMFLMGAMVDDRRFAPAWGNNKKDAEQRAAANALAELHNAKVPYDSEQPPA from the coding sequence GTGTCAGCCCAGTCACCGAAATCTTCTCGTGATTCGTCACGAGAATCGCTCTCCTCATCGGCGATGTCATCCCGAGAGGCGGACCCGACCGCTATGGACGCTTCGTCGTCATCCAATCCGGATGATGGCTTACAAGCGATTCGGTTGGTCGATGCCTCGGACGATGAGCCTTACGCCGACGCGGTCGCAAAGATCGAGCGTTGCCAAGAGATATTGGGGTACGACTTTCGTGACCTTGATCTGTTGAGGTCGGCTCTCACACACGCATCCGGTGCATCGCATCGATTGGCCAGCAACGAACGGTTGGAGTTTTTGGGTGATTCGGTGTTGGGCCTGACCGTTTGCGAATGGTTATTCAACGAATACCCAGAGTACAGCGAAGGAGATTTGACCAAAATCAAATCTGCCGTCGTCAGTCGTCGCTCGTGTGGTAAGGTCGCCTGCAAGCTGGGGCTCGATCAATGCTTGATCGTCGGTCGTGGTGTGACCCGCAATCGCAGTTATCCCAAGTCATTGGTCAGTGATGTTTTCGAGGCCGTCATTGCGGCGTTGTACATCGACGGTGGGCCTGAGATCGTTCGTGATCGGTTGAAACTGTGGTTGGCCGAAGAAGTCAACTTGGCCGTCGATACACAGGGATCGGGCAATCACAAATCGGTCCTCCAGCAATTTGCTCAACGCGAATTGTCAGCGACTCCGGTTTACAAGTTGATTCGTGAAACCGGGCCGGACCATCGCAAGATGTTCTTGATGGGTGCGATGGTCGACGACCGCCGTTTTGCTCCCGCTTGGGGAAACAACAAGAAGGACGCCGAGCAACGAGCGGCGGCCAATGCGTTGGCAGAATTGCATAACGCGAAGGTTCCCTATGACAGCGAGCAGCCTCCGGCGTAG
- a CDS encoding M28 family peptidase: MPHTFSRNDLSHNLRKPMMTRRNTIRMFGNSLTQTIRQLGSLSRVASALLGVGIATHCFYVVETFAEDRASGSEAASKTEPDANQNQALLVADSIAKDLRYLTSEELAGRSAVGPEILKAADYIADRYRQMGLETRLYGDSPMQPVEMATGSQPTSAEENGLRWWSTGEEPDEIQLDDQFMPLAIGATRGDIEADIVWVGYGIQAPDRGYDDYAAVKQSQDAITADSKGSVEGKIVMMLRKEPGFADPNSPFDGLKNTRHAFFDTKISTAIDQGAVGVLFVNDPASVELALKAVDNQYAAEDRRLEALLAQRNALPAEATNLRSSLTEKIDQVQEMLSNREREQARANWGLLGSAEAGTRPRKGDEKITDPETGKTATRPAIPVASISREVADRLLKQMASITDAGEEPKSENEESRTLFANGLAAVEAAIDSDYKPRTIDSPGLRGRLRVGLTNATATSPNVIGVLEGKGGLADETVVIGAHYDHVGMGGIGSLAPGTIEIHNGADDNASGTATMLAVAERVVSELTDASEHRRIVFIAFTGEERGLLGSKFYCSQPRFPMSKTVTMLNMDMVGRLRDNELTVYGTGTSDGFESLIQGLNSDMEQTSRPFKLNLVSTGYGPSDHASFYQAGVPVLFFFTGLHSDYHRPSDDFEKLNLDGMTRITDIVSQAANRVATMEQRPSYTQTNKDFQIRRQLSVVLGIQLDPDTNAVAAVMDPSAAKEGGIQVGDQLIKAGDKTIQTINDLRDELRPKSPGDSLRLTIQRDGNEMELDVRLRAR; the protein is encoded by the coding sequence GTGCCCCACACCTTTTCGCGAAACGATCTCAGCCACAACCTCCGGAAGCCAATGATGACGCGAAGGAACACAATCCGCATGTTTGGGAACAGCCTCACGCAAACGATTCGCCAGCTAGGTTCACTCAGTCGCGTGGCAAGCGCGTTGCTCGGGGTTGGAATCGCGACACATTGTTTTTATGTCGTCGAAACGTTTGCCGAGGACCGAGCTTCAGGCTCCGAAGCCGCCTCGAAGACCGAACCCGACGCGAACCAAAATCAGGCATTGCTGGTAGCGGATTCAATCGCGAAGGACCTTCGTTATCTCACCAGCGAAGAATTGGCCGGCCGCAGTGCCGTGGGTCCAGAAATCCTGAAAGCGGCGGACTACATCGCTGATCGATACCGCCAAATGGGCTTGGAAACCCGTCTGTACGGCGATTCGCCCATGCAACCGGTTGAAATGGCCACGGGATCGCAACCAACTTCGGCGGAAGAAAACGGTTTGCGATGGTGGTCCACGGGGGAGGAACCAGACGAGATCCAGCTCGACGACCAATTTATGCCGCTCGCGATTGGAGCCACCCGAGGAGATATCGAAGCGGACATCGTGTGGGTGGGCTATGGCATCCAAGCTCCCGATCGAGGGTACGACGACTACGCTGCCGTGAAGCAATCCCAAGACGCAATAACCGCCGATAGCAAGGGATCCGTGGAAGGCAAAATTGTGATGATGCTTCGCAAGGAACCTGGTTTTGCTGATCCAAACAGCCCTTTCGATGGCCTTAAGAACACTCGTCATGCCTTTTTTGACACGAAGATCTCCACCGCGATTGATCAAGGAGCCGTTGGCGTTCTGTTTGTCAACGATCCAGCGAGCGTCGAGCTCGCACTGAAAGCGGTCGACAATCAATACGCCGCCGAAGACCGACGCCTGGAAGCTTTGCTGGCTCAGCGAAATGCCTTGCCCGCCGAGGCGACAAATCTGCGTTCATCACTCACCGAGAAGATTGATCAGGTTCAGGAAATGCTGAGCAATCGAGAGCGTGAGCAGGCCCGTGCGAACTGGGGATTGCTCGGTTCTGCGGAAGCGGGCACGCGACCTCGAAAAGGCGATGAAAAGATCACGGACCCCGAAACTGGCAAAACTGCCACGCGTCCCGCGATTCCGGTTGCCTCCATTTCTCGAGAGGTCGCCGATCGATTGCTAAAGCAAATGGCATCGATCACTGACGCCGGCGAAGAACCCAAATCCGAAAATGAAGAATCACGAACTCTTTTCGCAAACGGTTTGGCGGCGGTCGAGGCAGCTATCGACTCGGACTACAAACCGCGGACGATTGATTCGCCGGGATTGCGTGGTCGCTTGAGGGTTGGACTGACCAACGCGACCGCCACCAGTCCCAATGTGATTGGAGTGCTGGAAGGCAAAGGCGGACTGGCCGACGAAACCGTCGTCATCGGAGCCCATTACGATCACGTCGGAATGGGCGGCATTGGCTCGCTCGCACCCGGAACCATCGAAATCCACAACGGAGCCGACGACAATGCCTCGGGAACGGCCACCATGCTGGCCGTTGCCGAACGAGTGGTCAGCGAACTGACGGATGCGTCCGAACATCGCCGCATCGTCTTCATCGCTTTCACCGGCGAAGAACGCGGACTGTTGGGCAGCAAATTTTATTGCTCGCAGCCACGCTTCCCGATGTCAAAAACGGTCACGATGCTGAACATGGACATGGTCGGACGGCTTCGGGACAACGAGCTGACGGTGTACGGAACCGGCACCTCGGACGGGTTCGAATCGTTGATTCAAGGTTTGAACTCGGACATGGAGCAAACTTCCCGGCCGTTCAAACTCAATCTCGTCTCAACCGGCTATGGGCCCAGCGATCACGCGTCTTTTTACCAAGCAGGCGTGCCGGTTTTGTTTTTCTTCACCGGGTTGCACAGTGACTATCACCGTCCAAGTGATGATTTTGAGAAACTAAACCTGGACGGGATGACCCGCATAACCGATATCGTTTCTCAGGCCGCCAATCGTGTCGCCACGATGGAGCAGCGACCTTCGTACACGCAGACCAACAAAGACTTTCAGATCCGGCGTCAATTGTCCGTGGTTTTGGGAATCCAATTGGATCCTGACACCAACGCAGTTGCCGCGGTGATGGATCCCAGTGCTGCGAAGGAAGGTGGCATCCAAGTGGGCGATCAATTGATCAAGGCCGGAGACAAAACGATCCAAACCATCAACGATTTGCGGGACGAACTTCGACCGAAGTCACCCGGAGACTCGCTGCGATTGACCATCCAGCGAGACGGAAATGAGATGGAATTGGACGTTCGGCTCCGGGCAAGATAA
- a CDS encoding OmpH family outer membrane protein, whose translation MNQTIAFTTQGVADVRTIVLSAIAMAMTTVSVLAPAQASAQDAGHRIAVVDVAYIFKNNEGIKRQVKAVEDNLKAFDTELTSKREELKGAVEILKTYQPNSPEYTAQEERVASMESKLRLDMARKRKELADREAKIYYDNYQLISAGVQAIAEYHKINLVLRYNSEDMDLEQGESVIRGVMRNIVYHDEKLDMTGAVMGYLDKKLVATNPAGTPNRQ comes from the coding sequence ATGAATCAGACAATCGCATTCACCACGCAAGGAGTAGCGGACGTGCGAACCATCGTTCTTTCGGCCATCGCCATGGCCATGACCACCGTCAGTGTATTGGCACCGGCGCAAGCTTCGGCCCAAGACGCAGGGCATCGCATCGCCGTCGTCGATGTCGCCTACATCTTCAAAAACAATGAAGGTATCAAGCGGCAAGTGAAGGCTGTCGAAGACAACCTGAAGGCCTTTGATACCGAACTGACCTCCAAGCGAGAAGAGCTGAAGGGTGCAGTTGAAATACTGAAGACCTACCAGCCAAACTCTCCTGAGTACACCGCCCAAGAAGAACGCGTTGCCTCCATGGAATCCAAACTTCGTTTGGACATGGCTCGCAAACGCAAAGAGCTCGCTGATCGCGAAGCCAAGATCTACTACGACAACTACCAACTCATCTCAGCTGGCGTTCAAGCCATCGCCGAGTACCACAAAATCAACTTGGTTTTGCGTTACAACAGCGAAGACATGGACCTCGAGCAAGGTGAATCGGTCATTCGTGGCGTGATGCGAAACATCGTTTATCACGACGAAAAACTCGACATGACCGGTGCCGTGATGGGCTACCTCGACAAGAAATTGGTCGCTACGAATCCCGCCGGAACACCAAACCGTCAGTAG
- the lpxC gene encoding UDP-3-O-acyl-N-acetylglucosamine deacetylase, whose protein sequence is MMGIRNEHTIASCCEISGRGYWSGKDVRVTCCPAPAGTGIVLVRADLPGQPECPATTQYATGISFRTNLANGPATFEMVEHLMAALAGLEIDNCRVEITAEELPGLDGSSLAYVDALQEAGLVIQAATSQPLVIRESFRIEHSGGYVDVSPSTNNESTFEYSLDYGPDSTIREQKFRCVQTPLTFARQVASARTFVTAEQAQQLRASGVASHVTHQDLLVIGDNGPVDNQYRFRNECARHKTLDLIGDLSLAGVGLIGQFSSVRGGHQLNGMVAVRLAQLAHQQRLTHHSIPFAGQRRNRAA, encoded by the coding sequence GTGATGGGGATTCGCAACGAACATACGATCGCGTCGTGCTGCGAAATCAGCGGACGTGGCTACTGGAGCGGCAAAGACGTTCGCGTCACATGCTGCCCCGCACCAGCAGGAACCGGCATCGTGCTCGTCCGAGCGGATCTGCCTGGCCAACCTGAATGCCCCGCCACCACCCAATACGCCACTGGCATCTCGTTCCGAACGAACCTTGCCAATGGTCCGGCCACCTTCGAAATGGTCGAGCATCTGATGGCGGCTCTGGCCGGACTCGAAATCGACAATTGTCGAGTCGAAATCACGGCCGAGGAACTGCCCGGATTGGACGGGAGCTCACTGGCCTATGTCGACGCGTTGCAAGAAGCGGGCTTGGTCATCCAAGCCGCCACGTCGCAGCCCTTGGTCATTCGCGAATCGTTCCGTATCGAACACAGCGGCGGATACGTTGACGTTTCGCCCAGCACCAACAACGAATCGACCTTCGAATACAGCCTGGACTACGGTCCCGACAGCACCATCCGCGAACAAAAGTTCCGATGCGTGCAAACACCGCTCACGTTTGCTCGGCAAGTCGCTTCGGCTCGAACCTTTGTCACCGCCGAACAAGCCCAACAACTCCGCGCCTCCGGCGTTGCATCGCACGTCACTCACCAAGACCTCTTGGTGATCGGCGACAACGGCCCGGTCGACAATCAATACCGATTCCGCAACGAGTGCGCTCGCCACAAGACGCTCGATCTAATTGGTGATCTTTCGCTCGCGGGCGTCGGTTTGATAGGACAGTTTTCTTCCGTCCGCGGCGGGCATCAGCTCAACGGAATGGTCGCCGTCCGACTCGCACAACTGGCTCACCAGCAACGACTGACGCACCACTCGATTCCATTCGCTGGCCAGCGGAGAAACCGAGCAGCATGA
- the lpxA gene encoding acyl-ACP--UDP-N-acetylglucosamine O-acyltransferase, whose translation MSASIAQTAVVDPRAQIGEGVQIGHFCVIGPNVKLGDRTRVGDHVTLDGVTSIGCDNQIFPHVSIGTNPQDVSYRNTPTRVEIGDGNVFREQVTINRASEKEDGVTRVGDHNYLMTGTHIAHDCNIGSRIVLANNCMIGGHAHIADDVTIAGGAGVHQFVSIGTLSFVGAMTRILQDVPPFVIVDGADARPRCINTVGLKRHDYTDDDIAVLTQAFRLLYRKRIGVEPARDQLFATGPIRPVLRHLFDCLDNSCLGRAGRGRDRRKKAA comes from the coding sequence ATGAGTGCTAGTATCGCTCAAACCGCCGTGGTCGATCCTCGTGCGCAGATCGGCGAAGGCGTCCAAATCGGGCACTTCTGCGTCATCGGCCCCAATGTCAAATTGGGCGACCGCACGCGAGTGGGAGATCACGTCACGCTCGATGGAGTGACATCGATCGGCTGCGACAACCAAATCTTCCCGCACGTTTCGATTGGAACCAATCCACAAGACGTCAGCTATCGCAACACGCCAACGAGAGTTGAGATCGGCGATGGAAATGTGTTCCGCGAGCAAGTCACGATCAACCGTGCCAGCGAAAAAGAAGACGGCGTCACCCGAGTTGGCGACCACAACTATTTGATGACCGGCACCCACATCGCTCACGACTGCAACATCGGTTCGCGAATTGTGCTGGCCAACAACTGCATGATCGGTGGCCACGCTCACATCGCCGACGACGTCACGATTGCCGGTGGAGCTGGCGTTCACCAATTCGTGTCGATCGGAACACTCAGCTTTGTTGGGGCGATGACTCGCATTTTGCAAGACGTGCCTCCATTTGTGATTGTCGATGGTGCTGACGCTCGTCCTCGCTGCATCAACACGGTGGGACTGAAACGTCACGATTACACCGACGACGACATTGCAGTGTTGACGCAAGCGTTTCGTTTGCTGTATCGGAAACGTATCGGCGTGGAACCCGCTCGCGATCAATTATTCGCGACTGGTCCAATCCGCCCCGTGTTGCGGCACCTGTTTGATTGTTTAGACAACAGTTGCCTTGGTCGTGCCGGCCGAGGCCGAGATAGAAGAAAGAAAGCAGCATGA
- a CDS encoding Gfo/Idh/MocA family oxidoreductase: protein MNRELRVAVIGAGHLGRIHAKLISQVDGARLVAVCDPVQAACQAVADTHGVAAHSDYRDVIEDIDAAIIAAPTDYHADIASTLIKAGKHLMVEKPLAAESDDARRLALMASTRNVVLQVGHVERFNPAFTALEEFGVDVKYVEATRASRFPGRCLDVGVVMDLMIHDLDLVLSLTQSAVRSISASGISVVSDHEDIAEARIEFECGMVANLKASRVSPLPARDMTLFSPAGFAQIDFGKPSLATVRASETLSTRQFDLNEQTDNPLGYADTLFSEHLQCEVNELQPRNAILDELHDFVISVESGSSPIVDGSAGARAVRVAGSILDAIDERAWYSYAGADERGPLAIPRRRVGQPTKREGDATPARRAA from the coding sequence ATGAACCGGGAATTGCGAGTCGCCGTCATTGGTGCAGGTCACTTGGGCCGAATCCACGCGAAATTGATTTCACAAGTCGATGGTGCTCGCCTCGTCGCGGTTTGCGACCCGGTGCAAGCCGCGTGTCAGGCGGTCGCCGACACGCACGGCGTTGCAGCTCACTCGGATTACCGCGATGTCATCGAAGACATCGATGCCGCCATCATCGCGGCTCCCACCGACTATCACGCGGACATCGCGTCGACGCTGATCAAAGCCGGCAAACACTTGATGGTTGAAAAGCCATTGGCCGCCGAATCCGACGACGCTCGCCGATTGGCATTGATGGCATCGACACGCAATGTCGTGCTTCAAGTAGGCCACGTCGAACGATTCAATCCAGCCTTCACCGCGTTGGAAGAGTTTGGCGTTGATGTGAAATATGTCGAAGCGACTCGTGCATCTCGCTTCCCCGGACGTTGTTTGGATGTCGGCGTTGTCATGGACCTGATGATCCATGATTTGGATTTGGTTTTATCTCTGACACAATCCGCCGTACGATCCATTTCGGCCAGCGGCATTTCCGTGGTCAGCGATCACGAAGACATCGCCGAAGCACGCATCGAATTTGAATGCGGCATGGTGGCCAACCTGAAAGCATCCCGTGTCAGCCCACTGCCCGCCCGCGACATGACGCTGTTCAGCCCCGCCGGTTTTGCACAAATCGATTTTGGCAAACCTTCGCTCGCGACCGTGCGTGCCAGTGAAACACTGTCGACTCGCCAGTTCGATCTGAACGAACAAACAGACAATCCACTCGGGTACGCGGACACACTGTTCAGCGAACACTTGCAGTGCGAAGTCAACGAACTGCAACCCCGGAACGCGATTCTCGACGAGCTGCATGATTTCGTCATCAGCGTCGAAAGCGGATCGTCACCGATCGTCGACGGGTCCGCGGGGGCTCGAGCTGTTCGTGTTGCCGGTTCGATCTTGGATGCGATCGACGAACGAGCCTGGTACTCGTATGCAGGAGCCGATGAACGTGGACCGCTCGCGATTCCACGACGTCGTGTTGGTCAGCCAACCAAACGCGAAGGCGATGCAACGCCGGCCCGCCGTGCTGCCTAA